The proteins below are encoded in one region of Triticum aestivum cultivar Chinese Spring chromosome 1B, IWGSC CS RefSeq v2.1, whole genome shotgun sequence:
- the LOC123114387 gene encoding uncharacterized protein gives MEEVAKCTLQQMKPMKCVTFEGANTGRRFYGCLVHGGVSCGVVQWVDHVWSDVLKNCLIKLWEMFHEQNFGRIQDKHSYEDEVAKLKKEYDHLCTEYHKMVDDVSKMFDWQDGVGKIDYQKAMDVEKYEKKK, from the exons ATGGAGGAAGTTGCCAAGTGCACTCTGCAACAGATGAAGCCTATGAAGTGTGTTACTTTTGAAGGTGCTAACACTGGGAGGAGGTTCTATGGATGCCTTGTTCAT GGAGGTGTGAGTTGTGGTGTAGTTCAGTGGGTTGATCATGTCTGGTCTGATGTACTTAAGAACTGCCTCATCAAGTTGTGGGAAATGTTCCATGAGCAAAACTTTGGAAGGATTCAAGACAAGCATTCATATGAGGATGAAGTTGCCAAGTTGAAAAAGGAGTATGATCATCTCTGCACTGAGTATCATAAAATGGTTGATGATGTTAGCAAGATGTTTGACTGGCAGGATGGTGTTGGCAAGATTGACTACCAGAAAGCAATGGATGTTGAGAAATATGAGAAGAAGAAGTAA